From Sphingorhabdus sp. SMR4y:
CGAGCCGCTGGCGGCGGACCTGCGCAAGGATGGTGACGGCTGGCGGCTCGGCTTTCTGAAAATCGTCGCGGGCATCGCCGGTGTCCCGCTCGATGCGCTGGTCCAGCGCGATGCGAGCCGCCGCATCCGCCGCGTGATGACCGTCACGGGCGGTGCGCTGATCGCGCTGCTAGCGATGATCGGGATGACAATATTCGCAATCCAGTCGCGCGACGAGGCGCAGCATCAGCAGGCCGAAGCCGAAGGGCTGGTCGAATATATGCTGACCGATTTGCGCAGCGAGCTGAAAGGTGTTGGCCGGCTTGATGTGATGACCAAGGTCAACGAGCGGGCGATGGACTATTACGAGGATCAGGGTGATCTGTCGGATATGCCGGCAGAAAGTCTCGAGCGGCGTGCGCGAATCTTGCACGCGATGGGCGAGGATGACGAAAAGCGGAAAAATTTTGGCTGGGCGGCGGTGAAGTTCAATGAGGCGCACCGGGTAACGGAGGCGTTGTGGGAGCGGGAACCGGGGAATCCGGATCGGATTTTTGCTCATGCCCAAAGTGAAAACTGGCTCGGGCTGGCCGCATACTGGAGGAAAGATTACGCTGAATCGAAAAACCGGTATCTGCGCAACAGGAAATTGGTTGATCAACTGATGACACGTAGAAAGATCAAGCCTGAATGGTTGAGGCATGCCGGTTACTCCTATGGCAACCTGTGCGCGGAGAATCTCGCATCCGGAACGGAACCGGAATTATCTCTGCATTATTGCGCCACCGCATACCGTCACATCGCCAAATTACTCGAATTGAATCCGCATGACAAACAGGCTTTATCGGACCTCGCCAATCGGCATGCCTGGCTATCGGACGCTTATTTTGCGAACGATATGCAGGAGCGGGGTGCGCATCACAGAGAGATGCAGGTTCGTCTCGTCGAAAAGGCCTATCAGGATGATCCGAACAACACGGAGGTTCGCGATCAATGGGTCAGAACCCAGATGGTATATGCAGAATTCCTGATTGACCATTCTCGTTTCGAGGAAGCCGACAAATTTGCACAATCTGCCTCTCATATGATTGAGCAGTTGATCAGGCACGATCCGCAAAACTCACGCTGGAAACTATCGCGCAGCCGAATTCAAAAACTGAAAGCAAATTAGGAGCAAAGTCATGGGGTCTGTTCAAAATAATAACGCGATGCTTGACCAACAGCAATTCGAGGTAGCCCATTTCATTTTTTTACAAGTTGCAAAACTGGGCAATGCAGAAGACGCGGTGATCGGTTACAAGAAAATTGCTGAATCGAACAGGCGCAGGGACGCGCAGCAACTGAATGATCTTGTTCAGGAAATCATGACAAAGCCGGCAAACAGTTGGCGAATTCCCCGGAAAAACCCTGTATCTAAGCCAGGTCGTAAACTGCGTCCTTTATCCATCGAATCTACGAAGAAAAAGACGTTTTTTCTATTCCACTGGGATGTCCAAAATGACGCGTTTTCGACTTCCGCACCTCCCTTCGAGTCCACCCATGCCGGCATTTACTCTGACTGTCGTCTCTACCGGCTTGCTGGAGGAGGTGTTGAAATTATCACGCCAAGTGCTGGCGCTGGCGCATATCCGGCATGCAACTGGGCAAGTTTCTTGTACGATGGGGAGCAAGCTTCGAACCAAGGGGTCGCTGGTCACTTTGTTCACCCTTTCCTGTTCAACACTCAAAGGGGTGAGGAAAATAACCCGGGAGCGGAAGGAATTGTGACAGGGTCGGGAGACACTGGACATCCTGGCGGTGCCGGAAGTGGATAAGGCCAAAAGTGAAAGAATGACCACCCTCCACCAAATCCTCGCCATCGCCCGTGCCGGTAACCCGGCGCGGGCATGGGCCTTGTTTCAGTCCGCTGGCTGGGATGCGCATCCGGATGATCGAAAGGCGCTCACCCTGAAGGGCCGCTTGCTCAAGGATCAGGCGAAGGCTGCGAGCGGTGCAGATCGTGCGCGGCTTTATGGCGAAGCGGCGGAGGCATATGCGGGGGCGGCTGCGCTGGAGCGCGACAGCTATCCGCTGATCAATGCCGCAGCGCTTGCACTGCTGGCAGGCCGGCCGGATCGGGCGCATTCGCTGGCGCGGGAAACGCTGGCGTTGCTAGACAGCGATCCGGAGCAGGGTGAAAATGCCTATTGGCGGGCCGCGACGCGGGCGGAGGCTCTGCTGCTGCTGGACGATGACACTGGTGCGCGTGCGGCGCTGGCCGAGGGAATATCGAAACTTCCCCGGGCCTGGGAGGATCATGCCGCGACCCTTGGCCAGTTTGCACAGATCCTCGCCGAACAGGGCAAGGACGCTGCGTGGCTCGACCGGCATCGTCCACCGCCCAGCCTCTACTTCAGCGGCATTATCGGCCTGGACGAGACGAACCCGGCCATTGCACAGAATATTGACGCGATCATTGCGCGGGAAAAGCCGGGTTTCGGCTTTGGCGCGCTCGCAGCGGGGGCGGATATCCTGATCGCCGAGGCGCTGCATAGGGCAGGCACGGAACTGCATATCATATTGCCTTATCCGGTGGACCGCTTCCGGCAAGTGTCGGTCGCTCCTTATGGCGACCATTGGCTTTCCCGCTTTGATACCCTGGTCGCGGCGGCGGCCCGGCTCGATGCGCTGACGGAATCGCCGGAAGAGGACGAGCGCGGGATTGCGGTTGCGGTCGAACTGGCGGACCTGGTCGCCATGGGGCAATGCATCCGCAATGCCGCGGTGCTGACAAGCCGACCGAAGGCGCTCACCATCACCGGCCGGGGCGATGAACCAAGGCGCCAGCATCTGGTATGGACCGAAACCGGCCACGAGCAATTTTCCCTATCCGTTGCCCGCAAGGCGGACCATGATCCGATCACTGCGCCCTCGGACCGGGAGACCAGAGAGCTGGCCGCTATTCTCTGGGTGGACGGGCTCGACCAGGACTCACAGCTCCCTGAAGCCGTCGGCGCGTTTCAGACTGCTGGCGATGCCTGTTACAGGATTGCTGCCAATATCGCGGAAACGTTGTCGCTCAGCCGCTCTCTGTTGCAGCATCACGCCGATGCCAGAATCAGCCTGCTGATCGATATCATGGATCCGCAAAGGCCTGCGTCCTCTTTGCTGGAACAGGCCGGTGACATGGCGCGCGCGTCGGGCGGCGGCGCGATATTGACCGACTATAAGTCGGCAATGGTGCTGACGCTCGAACCGGGCGGCCACGCGATCGAGGAGATCGGTGAATTGCAGAGCGTGCGCGGACCGCTGTCATTATGGTCCGTCGCCTGAGCGCTTGCCGTTCAGATCACCAGTTCCTCGAGCAGACCGCGCGACAGGATTTCCAGCCTTTTGTCATCGCGCCGGATGATTCCGCGCCGTTCCAGCGCATTGATTGCCCGCGAACCGGTCTCGCGCGTTGTCTGGGCGGATAAGGCGAGCGCCGCGATCACGGGCGGTGGCGCTATTTCGCCTTTCTCCCCCGCTTCGTGCAGCAACTCGGCATAGACCCGGCCATTGGCGGTCAGGGTGATGCGGGCCGCCATCCGGTCGAGTACCGCATTATATTGGCGGCCCAGAATCTTGGCCAGGCCGCTGCCGATCCGGGCTTCTTCCTGCAACAGGACGGTCATTTTTGCGGTGGGGATTTCAAGCACCGAGAGGCCTGTCTGGGCCACGACATCGGAAATCACGATCCGCTCGTGCGGAAAGGCACCGAACAATTCTCCGGGACCATGGGCGGCGAGCAATTTGGTCTGGCCGTCCACACCGATGATCTGCAACTGCGCCCGGCCTTCGAGCACGATCCAAAGCTTGGCTCCGGGATCGCCCTGATGAGCGAGAATAGCCTTGTGGCGATAGTGCACCAGCCGGGTGGCCGAATCCACTCTCGCGGCTTCTTCCGGTGAGCAGGAGAAAAACGCGGCGAGGGCGGCGATACGGTCGCTGCTGGTCATTACCTCCTCCATTCAGCCGGTGGCGATACGCCGGGTTCCCTTTGCCGGCGGTGTCTCCGGGCCGCCGGCGAAACATTGGGCGACTTCCATCCACTGCCGGGCAGTATCGCCAATAGTTTCGAGCGCGGTGTCATCGATGTTGCGGGTCTGGGTGACGACCTGCGAAAATTCCACCGCGCTGCCGCGAACGACATTATCGTCTTGCGGGTCATTCCATTCCCAGACGGCGCCCGATGGCGCGGTCAGCTGAATGAACGGCTTGGGAGCCGGCGGCTCCTGACGGCGATTGCGGAAGGTCCAGCCGTAGGTGGTGACGCCGAGATGCGCGATATTGCGAATGCGGTCGCCATCCTGACGCTCTTGTCCCAATATATCGAATATCTCCTGTCCGTGCGACCAGGTCTCCATCTGGCGGGCGATGATCTTCGAGCGCGTGGTCATGTCCGGCCCGGCCCAGGCGACGCGGGTCTCGGGGTCGGCTTCGCCGTAAGCGGTGGCGAGTTCGGGATAATAATCGCAATAGGCGTCGAACAGGGCCTTGCCGCGAATCCCGCCGGCATGCTGGTCCAGCCATTCATATTGCACATCGATATGACCCTTGCCGGTCTTGAACGCGCCCATCATGTCGCGGAGAAATTGCTTGAAGGCGTCCGGGTCCTGCAGGGTCATCAGGGCCGCGGCGTTCCAGACATGAAGGTGACCGATGACATCTTCTATCGTCCAGCCCTTGAACTGGGTAACGGTGGCAAAGACATCATCACCGGCATCGGCAAGCACGGCCGCGAGCGTGTCGCTTTCCTGTTTGAAATCCCGGGCTTCCTGCATCATCGATAATGTCCTTTTCAATTCAGTTTTTCGGCGAGTTCCGCCGGTATGACAACCGGATGGGCGAGCAATATCTGGCCATAGCCTTTGCCCTGCGCATCATTGCGGATGCTCGCGACACCGCCGCCGCCCAGCACGGCGTCGATCAGAAAATTGATCGCGTGGGAGCCGGGCAGATAATATCTGTCGATTTGGGCCGCATCGGCGCCACCTTCTATAAAATGGCCGAAGCGCTTCGCCACGGACTCCGGGGTGAGAGCCGCCCAGATATAGGGCAGATAGGCCGGATCGCGTGCGATCACGCCGATATTGGCCTTGTCGCCCTTGTCACCGGAACGGGCCCAGGCCAGCCGGACAAGCGGAACGGTGACGGTTCTTTCCGGTTCGCGCGGCGTTTGCGGCGGTTCCGGGCGGGTGATGGCAGCCGGATCGAAGGCCTGACCTTCGGCGTCCTGAAATGCGGTTGTCTCGCCGTCGACATCGATCGTGACGGCCACAGCGTCTTTCGGCGTGAGATAGGAAAACAGCCTTACGACGGGCGATGGCTTTGCCCGCGCGCCGGAAAAGCTGCCCAGGCCTGGCGGTGTCGCCAGACCCAGCCCGGTCAGCTCGCGGAGCAGGATGCCGATGGCCGCAGCTTCTTGATGCTTGGCGGCGATTTTCGCGACCACTTCGCGCGGCTCGTGATCGGAGGCATAGTCGCCGAACTGGCTTTCCGCGCCGATGATCTCGACGCTGGTTTCGCTATATTCGCCGAGATTGTGGCCGCGCAGAATCGCGTTGGCGCGGACCAAGACATTGTCGCAGAATTTCTGCGCCTTGCGGGCGGCGTCAAAGCCGTAGAAACTGACATAGGTCCCGCCGCGAAAGCCTTCGCCATAGGTCAGGCAGGTCTTGTAATGGTCGGGTGCAGGATAGCCTATTGCCTGGGACACGCGGACCCTGTCCGGGCCGGTCTGGACGATCTCGACCTGTGAAAAATCGCAGACGACATCGGGCAGCATATAGGCCTGTGGATCGCCGATTTCGTAGAGCATTTGCTCGGACACCGTGCCGATGGTGACGCAGCCGCCGGTGCCTTCGGGCTTGCTGATGGTGAAGCTTCCGTCGGCCGCGACCGATCCGATCGGATAGCCGATATTCGATATGTCACCGGCCTCTTCCCAGTCGGTATAATTGCCGCCGGTCGCCTGCGGTCCGCATTCCAGCAGATGGCCTGCCAGACTGCCGCTGGCCAGCAGATCATGGTCGCTCGCGGACCAGCCGAATTCGTAGATACAGGCGCCCAGTGTTACCGCGCTGTCGACGCAGCGGCCGGTGATTACGATATCCGCGCCTTCGGCCAGCGCCCTGGCGATCGGAAAAGCGCCGAGATAGGCGTTGATGCTGGCGATCTTGTCCTTGTCGGGAAAGGCAGCGCCGGTGAACATCTCCTTCGGTGCAGCCGCAGCGATGGCATCCCGCTCGCCCAGCAGATTGTCGCCGGTGATCACCGCAACCTTGAGGTCGAGACCCTGTTCCCTGATCAGCGCCCGCGCCGCTTCGCCGCAGGATGCAGGATTGACCCCGCCCGCGTTGGCAATGACCTTCACGCCCTTTGCGGCAATCGCTTTCGCGTGCGGTTTCAGGACGGCGCTGATGAAATCGCCGGCGAAGCCCGCCGCCGGATCCTTGGCATGCGCGCGCGCCATGATCGACATGGTGATCTCGGCGAGATAGTCATAGACGAGATAGTCCACGCCTGCGCCAAGCAGCTGCGGAGTGGCCATGGCGCTTTCGCCCCAATAGCCACTCGCGCCACCGATCCGGATGGTCCTGTCCGGCATAGGCTCAACCCATCTGGTGCAGGGCGCAGAGCTTGTTGCCGTCCGGATCGCGCAGATAGGCGAGATAGAGGTTCATGCCGGGATTTTCGCGGACACCCGGAGGGTCTTCAATGGCGGTGCCACCGGCTTCCAGACCGGCCTTGTGCCAAGCGTCGGCCTGCTCGGGGCTTTCCATTGCAAATCCGACGGTCATGCCATTGCCAGATGTGGCTTCCTTGCCATCGATGGGCGACGTAACCATGAAAATGCTGCCGTTGTGGATGTACATCAGTCGGCCTTTCGGATCGACCATCGCTTCCGGACCGCCAACGCTTTTGAACAACGCATCATAGAATTTTTTTGACCGGTCGATATCGTTCGATCCGACCATCATGTGACTGTACATTTTTCTCTCCTCAGTTCCGGGCGATCTTTTCGGGAGCGGATCGGCCCGCGTGCAATCTTGCCTTGTTCTAACCGGTTGGCATCTTTAAGCGAGTGATTAATTTATTCAAGCAGGACAAGATCAATATGCAATTGCAAGACAAGATTATCGTCATCACTGGTGGTGCCAGCGGTATCGGAGCGGCCATGGCCCGCAGATTTTCTGCGGAAGGCGCAAAAAAGGTGATCTGTGCAGACCGCGATCTTGCCGGCGCGCAGGCCGTTGCCGACGAGATCGGCGGTGTGGCGATCAAAACCGATGTGTCCCTGGCCGAAGATATCCGTCATCTGATCGAAACGGTGGAAGCCGATATCGGGCCGATTGACCTGTTCGTTTCCAATGCCGGTATCATCACCAGCGGCGGGGTCGAAGTGGAGGACGCGGACTGGCAGAATATCTGGGAGATCAATGTCCTGTCCCATATCCAGGCGGCACGGATATTGGTGCCGAAAATGCTGGCCCGTGGTGGCGGCTATCTGCTCAACACCGCGTCGGCGGCCGGTCTTCTGGCGCAAATAGGGTCGGCGCCTTATTCGGTGACCAAACATGCTGCGGTCAGTTTTGCCGAATGGCTGGCGATCACCCATGGCGCAGAGGGGCTGAAAGTGTCGGTGCTTTGCCCGCAAGGCGTCGATACGCCAATGATTGCCGGTGTCGACACCTCCACCGTGGCCAAGGACGGCATCGTAACGCCGGAACATGTCGCGGACATGTGCGTCGAAGCGATTGGCGACGAACGATTCCTGATTTTGCCGCATCCCGTCGTCGGCGACTATATCAAGCAGAAAGGGGCTGATCCCGAGCGATGGATTTCCGGCATGCAGCGCTGGCAGGCGATGCTGACCGAACAGGCGTCCTGAACCAATCCTATTAATTATGGCCTGACAAAATGGAGCATTGGGACTCTTCCTGTTCGCCTCTAGCGTCGCTGCAAATGCAATAGGAGAGAAAATCATGGCATTGGTATCAGTCGTGGGCGCAACCGGTCGGCAAGGCCTTGCACAAATACGGCAACTGGCAGCGGCGGGTCACAAGGTTCGCGCCCTGTCGCGCAGTGAAAATCCCGATCTGGGAGGCACCAACGCGGCGGATGAATGCCGCCAGATTGACCTCACCGACGAATCGACCTGGGTCCCGGCCTTTGAAGGTTCGGACGCGGTTTTCTACACCCACCCGCTGCAGGCGCGCGAAGATCGCGCAACGATGGTCGGCAAGGTCGCAGCTGCGGCCAAGGAAGCCGGCACCGAGCGTTTCGTCTGGAACACCTCGAGCTGGATTCCCGAGCGTCCCGGCGACCCTTTCACCTATGGCAACAACACGATCGCAGTGAACGAGATTTTCCGCTCCGGCATGCCGGCCACCGTATTTGGTTCGGTGCTTTTCATGGACAATCTGCTGACCAACTGGGCGCGCCCGTTCATCGTTGACGAAAAACGCTATGTCTATCCGCACAACGCCGATCTTCAGGCCAACTGGATCAGCCTTGACGATGTCGGCAAATGCATGGTCGCCGCAATGGATCGTCCCGACTTTGAAGGGTCGTGGCTCAACATCGGTGGACCACAGCGCCTGAAACCACCAGAAGTAGCGGAAACCCTGTCGCGGGTATTCGGGCATGAAATCAAATATGACCCCTGCACGCCGAAAGAATTTGGTGACTATCTGGTCAAGGCTTTTGGCGATGACGTGCCGCCGGAAAATCGCGAGACCATGGCGGCCGGGATCACCGCATTCTACGAATATAATAACAATAATGTCACTCGGCCTTTTGAAGTCGACACCGATTTCATGCAGCAGCGTCTGCCGGAAGTCGAATTCGAGACGCTGGAAGAATGGGCAGCGCGGCAGGACTGGTCGGAAGACGCACACCGTCCGCCTGCGGGATAATTTGTATCCCCGATATTGCTGATTTGAATGACTATACCGGCCTTTGCCCCGAACATCGGGGTGAAGGCCGGACTCTATGCGGCTCCGTTACCGGGCGCGATGTTCAGGCGATCATGCGCTCTATGAACCAGTAGGTGGAAATGATCCCGATGCCATAGGCCATAGCGGTCTTTGCCGGATGCAGCCATTGGATCCGAAATTTGCCAAGGCCGATCAATACCGCCAGAGCCACGGCAACAATTGCCAGCTGGCCGATCTCGACGCCGAGATTGAAGGTCAGCAGGGCCAGCGGGACATCGCCTTCCGGCAGGCCGATTTCCGCGAGCGCTCCGGCGAAGCCGAAGCCGTGGAGTAGGCCGAACAGAAAGGCGACGATCCACGGGAAACGTTCGGATAGCCGCCGCTCGCCGGGCCCGGCCTTGATCACCTCGACCGCGAGAAAGATGATGGAAAGGGCAATGACCGCCTCTACCGGCTGCGAGGGTAGCGACAGCCAGCCGAGTGTTGTCCCGACCAGGGTGATGCTATGCGCGACAGTGAAGGCGGTGACGGTCTTGGCGACCAGCCAGCCGCCCTTGAGCAGCAGCACGAGCGCCAGCACGAAGAACAGGTGGTCGAAGCCGAGCACGATATGCTCGATCCCGATAATCGTATAGGTCGCCGCGACATTGGAAATGATAGAAGGCTTGGGCAGGGCGGCGGCCGGCTGGTCCGGTGTCAGGCGCAGGGTCTGCATGGCGCCGTCGATCGGCGCAACACGAACCAGAGCGTCGGTGGTCGAAAGCTCGAGCCCTTTCAGGCCGACGGTCTGGCCCTGGAGCGATCCGTCACAGCGCAAATCGAGGCGGGTCAGAATATTGCTGCCGGCAAATTCGCGCTGCCGCTTGCCTTCGATATTGCAATTGGCGGGGATGATGACCTGGCCGCTCTGGCCCAGGCGGGAATTGGTCGATGCCTTCCACAGCAGCGACCATTGGCCCGGTGACTGTTCGGTCATCTCGACATAGGCCGGGCGCAGCTCGTCTGCGCGCGCACTGTTCGGGACGAAAGCAAGTGCACAGCAGGCCCACAGGACAGCCAGCCAGCGTATCATGGGCGACCGGCTACCGTGATCTCATATTCCGCCCGCAAGCGGGCCAGACTTTTGTCTCTCTGTTCGGCTTGACGCGCGGCGGACCAGTCATTGATGACCCGTTGCCGGACGTCATCAAGCGCCCCTTTCTGACCGGAGGTTTTCGCTGAAATCCTGACGGCATGGCTGCCGAAACCGGAGACGACCGGTCCGCTCCAGA
This genomic window contains:
- a CDS encoding toll/interleukin-1 receptor domain-containing protein; this encodes MSSEHSIAGQILGDAGKSDPHAVRFRAFVSYSHADAAIAQKLHRKIETYRLPRHLRDRQTADPDNGRLGRIFRDREDLPAAEDLSESVKQALAGSEALIIICSPDARGSQWVAREIELFRTLHPDRPVLAALVRGEPEEAFPAPLLDGAEPLAADLRKDGDGWRLGFLKIVAGIAGVPLDALVQRDASRRIRRVMTVTGGALIALLAMIGMTIFAIQSRDEAQHQQAEAEGLVEYMLTDLRSELKGVGRLDVMTKVNERAMDYYEDQGDLSDMPAESLERRARILHAMGEDDEKRKNFGWAAVKFNEAHRVTEALWEREPGNPDRIFAHAQSENWLGLAAYWRKDYAESKNRYLRNRKLVDQLMTRRKIKPEWLRHAGYSYGNLCAENLASGTEPELSLHYCATAYRHIAKLLELNPHDKQALSDLANRHAWLSDAYFANDMQERGAHHREMQVRLVEKAYQDDPNNTEVRDQWVRTQMVYAEFLIDHSRFEEADKFAQSASHMIEQLIRHDPQNSRWKLSRSRIQKLKAN
- a CDS encoding Crp/Fnr family transcriptional regulator — encoded protein: MTSSDRIAALAAFFSCSPEEAARVDSATRLVHYRHKAILAHQGDPGAKLWIVLEGRAQLQIIGVDGQTKLLAAHGPGELFGAFPHERIVISDVVAQTGLSVLEIPTAKMTVLLQEEARIGSGLAKILGRQYNAVLDRMAARITLTANGRVYAELLHEAGEKGEIAPPPVIAALALSAQTTRETGSRAINALERRGIIRRDDKRLEILSRGLLEELVI
- a CDS encoding HupE/UreJ family protein, whose translation is MIRWLAVLWACCALAFVPNSARADELRPAYVEMTEQSPGQWSLLWKASTNSRLGQSGQVIIPANCNIEGKRQREFAGSNILTRLDLRCDGSLQGQTVGLKGLELSTTDALVRVAPIDGAMQTLRLTPDQPAAALPKPSIISNVAATYTIIGIEHIVLGFDHLFFVLALVLLLKGGWLVAKTVTAFTVAHSITLVGTTLGWLSLPSQPVEAVIALSIIFLAVEVIKAGPGERRLSERFPWIVAFLFGLLHGFGFAGALAEIGLPEGDVPLALLTFNLGVEIGQLAIVAVALAVLIGLGKFRIQWLHPAKTAMAYGIGIISTYWFIERMIA
- a CDS encoding acyclic terpene utilization AtuA family protein; the encoded protein is MPDRTIRIGGASGYWGESAMATPQLLGAGVDYLVYDYLAEITMSIMARAHAKDPAAGFAGDFISAVLKPHAKAIAAKGVKVIANAGGVNPASCGEAARALIREQGLDLKVAVITGDNLLGERDAIAAAAPKEMFTGAAFPDKDKIASINAYLGAFPIARALAEGADIVITGRCVDSAVTLGACIYEFGWSASDHDLLASGSLAGHLLECGPQATGGNYTDWEEAGDISNIGYPIGSVAADGSFTISKPEGTGGCVTIGTVSEQMLYEIGDPQAYMLPDVVCDFSQVEIVQTGPDRVRVSQAIGYPAPDHYKTCLTYGEGFRGGTYVSFYGFDAARKAQKFCDNVLVRANAILRGHNLGEYSETSVEIIGAESQFGDYASDHEPREVVAKIAAKHQEAAAIGILLRELTGLGLATPPGLGSFSGARAKPSPVVRLFSYLTPKDAVAVTIDVDGETTAFQDAEGQAFDPAAITRPEPPQTPREPERTVTVPLVRLAWARSGDKGDKANIGVIARDPAYLPYIWAALTPESVAKRFGHFIEGGADAAQIDRYYLPGSHAINFLIDAVLGGGGVASIRNDAQGKGYGQILLAHPVVIPAELAEKLN
- a CDS encoding TIGR03084 family metal-binding protein, translated to MMQEARDFKQESDTLAAVLADAGDDVFATVTQFKGWTIEDVIGHLHVWNAAALMTLQDPDAFKQFLRDMMGAFKTGKGHIDVQYEWLDQHAGGIRGKALFDAYCDYYPELATAYGEADPETRVAWAGPDMTTRSKIIARQMETWSHGQEIFDILGQERQDGDRIRNIAHLGVTTYGWTFRNRRQEPPAPKPFIQLTAPSGAVWEWNDPQDDNVVRGSAVEFSQVVTQTRNIDDTALETIGDTARQWMEVAQCFAGGPETPPAKGTRRIATG
- a CDS encoding SDR family oxidoreductase → MQLQDKIIVITGGASGIGAAMARRFSAEGAKKVICADRDLAGAQAVADEIGGVAIKTDVSLAEDIRHLIETVEADIGPIDLFVSNAGIITSGGVEVEDADWQNIWEINVLSHIQAARILVPKMLARGGGYLLNTASAAGLLAQIGSAPYSVTKHAAVSFAEWLAITHGAEGLKVSVLCPQGVDTPMIAGVDTSTVAKDGIVTPEHVADMCVEAIGDERFLILPHPVVGDYIKQKGADPERWISGMQRWQAMLTEQAS
- a CDS encoding SDR family oxidoreductase, producing the protein MALVSVVGATGRQGLAQIRQLAAAGHKVRALSRSENPDLGGTNAADECRQIDLTDESTWVPAFEGSDAVFYTHPLQAREDRATMVGKVAAAAKEAGTERFVWNTSSWIPERPGDPFTYGNNTIAVNEIFRSGMPATVFGSVLFMDNLLTNWARPFIVDEKRYVYPHNADLQANWISLDDVGKCMVAAMDRPDFEGSWLNIGGPQRLKPPEVAETLSRVFGHEIKYDPCTPKEFGDYLVKAFGDDVPPENRETMAAGITAFYEYNNNNVTRPFEVDTDFMQQRLPEVEFETLEEWAARQDWSEDAHRPPAG
- a CDS encoding VOC family protein, whose protein sequence is MYSHMMVGSNDIDRSKKFYDALFKSVGGPEAMVDPKGRLMYIHNGSIFMVTSPIDGKEATSGNGMTVGFAMESPEQADAWHKAGLEAGGTAIEDPPGVRENPGMNLYLAYLRDPDGNKLCALHQMG
- a CDS encoding tetratricopeptide repeat-containing protein codes for the protein MTTLHQILAIARAGNPARAWALFQSAGWDAHPDDRKALTLKGRLLKDQAKAASGADRARLYGEAAEAYAGAAALERDSYPLINAAALALLAGRPDRAHSLARETLALLDSDPEQGENAYWRAATRAEALLLLDDDTGARAALAEGISKLPRAWEDHAATLGQFAQILAEQGKDAAWLDRHRPPPSLYFSGIIGLDETNPAIAQNIDAIIAREKPGFGFGALAAGADILIAEALHRAGTELHIILPYPVDRFRQVSVAPYGDHWLSRFDTLVAAAARLDALTESPEEDERGIAVAVELADLVAMGQCIRNAAVLTSRPKALTITGRGDEPRRQHLVWTETGHEQFSLSVARKADHDPITAPSDRETRELAAILWVDGLDQDSQLPEAVGAFQTAGDACYRIAANIAETLSLSRSLLQHHADARISLLIDIMDPQRPASSLLEQAGDMARASGGGAILTDYKSAMVLTLEPGGHAIEEIGELQSVRGPLSLWSVA